Sequence from the Chrysemys picta bellii isolate R12L10 chromosome 23, ASM1138683v2, whole genome shotgun sequence genome:
CTGAAATACGACCCGTACACACATTTACGACCAGTGggagagacctcacatgccacccttggGTGCATATATCTGGCCTAGGGCATCCCTGTATGATTCTGTGGTCTCTAGGTCCCGGTGAGCTCCGCCAGGGCTGATGTTGGgggccatggggtgggggtggggactgcGCCAGGCTCGCGACCCTGACCGAGTGCTCTGCGTCCTGCAGGTGCAAGAGCGGGACTGGAGAATGACCTTCCTGCCCCAGTTCCAGGCCTGTGTGCGCGCTGGCTCCTACAGCGTCATGTGCAGCTACAACAGGTACCGGGCGAGGCAGGCCCGCGGCCGGACAGGCACCGAGACGGGGCACGCGGCTGCGGGGCTGTGCCCGGGGCAGGGGTCTCTGCAGGCCGCTCCTGGCCCGTGCTCAGTATTAGCTTCTCCTGGGGGAGACGAGGGCTCTTCTcagacacacacccctctgccctggAAGGGGGCAGGTCAGCAGCCTGAACCCCACCACAGTTGTACAGGTTTCGAGCTGAGCAGGGTTGGCTTTGTTTGGGATTTGGATGGAGTCCCCAAGTGGCTCAGGAGGGGGCGCTATTCCACCCACGTCTCGGTTGAGCCAATGCCCCTGCATGCTGCTCGGGGGCGCTGTCCTCTAGAGGAGAAGTCAAACCTCGGTCCTCTCCGTCCGTCATTGCTAGCGATCTCATGGCAGTTCCGGGGCGAGTCAGGGCGGGAGCCCCGTGGCCTGGGGTTCCCAGGTGGGCAGTTACATTCTGCTGAAGTAAATCCCCCTGCAATTCCAACTGAGTGCAGCgttctccttcacttcctgtcccaaactgccAGGCACTGTTAAAACAGCTGccgcgccccgccccagaggtggctgcattcggCATTGCAATAACTGCCAGACCCAACCCGGCAGGATCAACGGCGTGCCCGCCTGCGCCAACAAGAAGCTGCTGACAGACATCCTGCGGGCAGAGTGGGGCTTCCAGGGCTACGTGGTGAGCGACGAGGGCGCCGTGGAGTTGATCATGCTGGCCCATCGCTACACACACAGCTTCCTGGAGACGGCCATCGGTGAGCCTGGACGCACACAGCCCACGGCCCAGGAGCCTGGCCCCGCTTGGCCGagagctgcctgggctgggagcgAGGCAgggcccagctgctgctggtgctagTAGAGCAGAACTGGCATCTGAGGGCAGGGCACAGTCGGTGGGGGGGCGGGATAAGGTTGGGCACTGGTTTGatggtcaggactcctgggttctattcccagctccgccactgacctgctctgtgaccttgggcaagtcacacacacgcatgtgcctcagttttccctctgtACAAACCCGCCTGCTCCCCTTCCCAAGGGCCCACGAGGCCTAGTTAACAAGGGTGCTGGAGCCTCCGTTCAAGAGCTGAGCTCATTGCCCCCAGCCTGGCAGgcacagagggctgggggcccttgggggggagggcaagggggGCAGAGGCTGAGCCCGGCGGTAATGCGCTGTTTCCTGTCTCTCTGCCACGCTGCAGCCTCGGTGAACGCTGGCTGCAACCTAGAGCTGTCCTTCAGCCTGACGGAGAACGTCTTCATGCGCATCAGCGAGGCTGTGGCCAAGGGTAACATCACGCTGGAGGTGAGAAGCTCTGGGGGCAGCGTGGATGGGACACCCCCCACCGGAGCAGGGTATGGGGCCGGCAAGCTCAGCACCAGGGGCCCCGGGCCCCAGGGCATGGACTTACTTGGGCTGGGTCACCCTGCTTGGGCTGGGAGAGCGCCAGGTACCTGGGACTGGCGGGAGAGTGGATGTGGGGTGGGAGCCCGTCTCCCCCAAGTCTGAGCTTGAGCCACCCCCTGCGCCGGCATGACTGGGATGTGGGGCTGCAGCGGCCCCCCCAGATCTGAGCTCTGGCTGCCCCCTAGCCGGTGTAACGGGATCTCACTGCCCTTTGCAGACGGTGAGGGCCCGGGTCCGGCCACTCTTCTACACACGTCTGCGGCTGGGGGAGTTCGACCCCCCTGCCATGAACCCCTACAGCGCCCTCGACCTGAGCGCCGTGCAGAGCCCCGCCCACAGGAGCCTCGCCGTGGAGGCCGCCGTCAAGAGCTTTGTGCTGCTGAAGAACGAGGGGGGGACGCTGCCCCTCAGCGCCCAGGCCTTGGCCGGCAAGCGGATCGCGGTAAGTGTCCCGCtcggggcggggatggggggaccCACTGGGGCCGTGGTGACTGGGAGGCCgcgggggagcccaggctgaCCACCCAGCAgagcacacagcccctggcatCCTCCGTCACTGcgtgccctgccccagagaaccgCGGCCGCACtggggctccctgccccacaccggACACCTCAGCTGGGGACTGCGTGACACCAGGGGCACCCTGCCACGTTGACAGCCTGCCAGGGGCCCCACAGCCACACACCCCTGGAGCAAGCTGCAGCCCCCCACCCTTCAGTACCAAAGGGTGCCCTGTGCAGACTGTGGGTCCTGGTGGGCACTGGAGCCTGGCTGATGAGAGCAAGAGGGAGCAAGGCGTGGTGGGGCCTGGGGACCCGGGGGGACACTGCACAGGGAGTTTGGGGCAGGCGCTGCTTGATGGGGGTCAGTGGGCGCTGCATGGGGGGGCGGGTGCTGCAAGGGGAGGTGGGCGCTGCTCGATGGGGGCAGTGGGTGCTGCATGGTTGCTCGATGTGGGGTGGTGGGTGCTGCATGGGGGGTGGGCGCTGCTTGATGGGGGGGGTGTGCATCATGGGGGGGTGGGTGCTACTCGATGGGGGGGGGCGCTGCATGGGGGGGGTGGGCACTGCTCAGTGGGACCTGGGGGCCTGGACAGAGGCTGCACAATGAGGGGGTGCACTGCACAGGTGAGCTTGGGGCGGGCGCTGCTCGATGGGTCCCAGGAACAGCAAGCGCtgcggggtgcagggtgtgggggtggggggcagcacagCCGGCCTTCCCCCAGAGTGAGGCTCAAAGCTGCCAGGGGCTGCATTAGGCCAGCGCTTGACCCACCCAGCTCATTCCATGGCCCCCCtggccctcctccccccggctTCTGTGCGCCAcctgggccctggggctgccagGGTGGAGCGGGTGGCTCCTGTCCCACCCTCGGCTGTTTCCCCTCCTCTGCAGGTCGTTGGTCCCTTTGCCGACAACCCCAGGGTGCTGTTTGGGGACTACGCACCCATCCCGGACCCCCAGTACATCTACACCCCCAGGTAGGGCAAGAGCAAAACCCACCCCCCATCGGTTCCTGGGATCCCCCAGCCCCGGAGTTCAGGTTGCTGCCCTGATCCATCCGTcagctgggtggggagggtgCTGTGGCATTTCTCTGCTCTGCGGGCTGGGCACATGGCACTGCTTGGTTCCTGGTCCGAGCCGGGCAGCTCCCAGGGCAAAGGGGCATCGGTGGGACTCCCCCATCCCCGCCTGACACCTGGTGCAGAATTGCCCATTGGTCCCACTCGGCCCTGCCGGGGAGGCGGATTCTCCGTCTGGATGGGGGTGCCCGGCCCCTGTATCAGTGACGTCGCTGATGGCAGGCTGGTCCCATTCCGGTGCAGGAGGGGCCTGGAGACCCTGCCAGCCAACGTCAGCTTCGCCGCAGGCTGCAGCGATCCCAGGTGCCAGTACTACTCGCCGGGCGAGGTGGAGGGGGCGGTCTGGGCAGCCGACGTTGTCGTGGTGTGCCTGGGCACAGGTATGGGGGGcgagggcaggcgggggggggcagcagggtcccCGGGCAGTGATGGGGGGCCTGGTCTGGATCTAAGGGGGTGAGCTCAGCCACTCTGGCATTTgccttcctgcctccccttcctccccccagatCCGCaagaggctgtggcagagcctggtgcgggggcagggctgggcctgcagactcagggctcaggctgcccgTTGTGTGAGGGGCCTCCCACCAAGACAGCCCACGAGTGCCCAGGGCGGGTAAGGCCCGGGGCCCCCTGCCGGGCTGCCTGCTCCCCAAAGGGTGCGGCGTGAGCTTCTCCTCAGCATGGCAGGTCCCACAATTCCTCGCTCTGCCGGGAGCCCTCGGCCAAGGGGACCAGGATGTTCCCCCCACATCATGTCCCCGCCGGGTCGGGGGGTGGAGATGAGGCACATGCTCTGCACGGGGGGTGCGACCCAGCCCCTGGCAGCCCAGGGCGGGGGCATCACAACTGACTGGCGCTGGCCCTTCCTGCTCAGGGACTGACCTGGAGACAGAGGCGAAGGACCGACGGGACCTGTCCCTGCCCGGGCACCAGCAGAAGCTGCTGCAGGACGCTGTGGCCTGGGGTGAGGTGGTTTGGGGCAACCTGGGGCTGCAAGGGGTGGGAATCTGGGCACCCGTGAGGAGCTGCCAGGGGGCCGGATGTGTGGGCACAGCACTCCCTGAGGCCCAGCCCACCCTCGGGGGGCCcatctccccattgcccctgcgcGTGGGTGGCCCTGGAGGGACTGAGCTCAGTGCCCTGCGTGCCCAGCCCAGAGACCACAGTGATGGGCTCCCATGGAAGAGCCCAGTGGGACATAGAGTTGGGGTATTTGGACCATCGCAGACCTCAGTTGGCCTGGTCTAGGGATGAGACCCCAACATGCGCTGCCCCATGGGCTTCCCTGAGCTAGTGTGGGGCCCCGGTTTGCTGTCGTTCCCCAAGCTGCCATGCCAAGGGGACGGGCTCTGGACTAACCTGGACTGTCCCTTCCAGCCGTGGGGCGCCCCGTCATCCTGCTGCTGTTCAACGCGGGGCCACTGGACGTGGGCTGGGCCCAGGCCCACCACGGAGTAGGCGCCATCCTGGCGTGCTTCTTCCCAGCGCAGGCCGCGGGCATCACCATCATCAaggtgctgctgggggaggagggggccagCCCGGCGGGCAGGCTCCCGGCCACCTGgccagctggcatggaccagGTAAGGCCCAGGGGCACCGGTGCTGGGGGCTCGGAAATCGGAaaacccccagctcccccacctaTTCCTGAGGCCAGCTTGGCACCATGCCCCCCCATGCCCACATGGCACCATGGCCTGTGGCTGACATCTTCCATCCCTTGTGGCTGCAGGTGCCAGCCATGGAGAATTACACCATGGATGGGCGCACATACCGGTACTATGGGCCAGTGGCCCCGCTCTACCCCTTCGGCTACGGACTGTCCTACACCACCTTCCTCTACCGGGACCTGGCCTTGAGCCCCACAGTGCTGCCCCTCTGCGCCAACCTCAGCGTCTCCGTGGTGGTGGAGAACACTGGGCAGAGGGATGGTGAAGAGGtgagagctctccctgccccggATCGGGGGGCTGTGAGGCAGGGCATGGCTTGGGGGGAATGGGATTGTCCTGTGGGCCCTGTGCCAGGCCAGCACTTAGCCCTGATGGCTCCTCCCCTGTGGGGCCGGGGCGGTCAGGAGAGGTGGCGCCTTGCTGACTCCTGTGGCATTGGGGTGAGGCAGTGCCATGGTTCTGCTCCAGCCAGTCTCTCAGGTTATCTCTGAGGGGTGACGCTGCCCATGGAGAAGCAGCACCTGCCAGGACCCCtcggtccctgctggccttgccCTGGGCGTTTGGCTCCCCGTTGCTGTTCCCagcccacctctcccctccctgcaggtgGTGCAGCTGTACCTGCGTTGGGCGCAGCCCTCCGTGCCGGTGCCCCGCTGGCAGCTGGTTGGATTCCGCCGGGTGCCCGTTGCCGCAGGCCGGGCGGCGAAGCTGCTGTTCCTGGTGACCTACGTGCAGCGCGCCGTCTGGGCCGAGCAgtggcagctggagccgggcgcCTTCACGCTCTTTGTGGGCGGGCAGCAGCCGGGCCAGGAGACACGGGCCAGCTCCGAGGTCCTGCGGGCGGAGTTCACTGTGACCGGCAGCACCCGACCCCTGAGCCGCTGCTAAGGACAGGGACCGTTTCTGGGGCACTggaatgggaactgcagggggctAGGATGTGGCCATGTGCGTtggggctgggatctggcccagcaCCCAGCTGGCTGTAGCAGGAAGCGGGGGCACATGGCTGGCTCTATCAGGGTTAGGAGGGCCGGCCCGGCACCTGGCTGGCTGTATGCGGGGGGCCCAGCCTGCACTTGGCTGGCTGTACTGGGGGGGTCGGCCCGGCACCTGGCTGGCTGTATTCGGGGGCCTGGCCGGCTCTTGGCTGGCTCTACTGGGGACAATGGGAGCTCATTCACTCGATGCACAATAAACTTTGCCCAGCGTTGACCCCTATGGAAGCTGCAGCTGGAAAGGGGGTGCTGAGGGACTGGGCTCCCCCATCTTTCTCTGCCAGCCACGCACTGCAGGCCAGAGGGGGCGCTGGAGCCATGGCACAGGTTGGAGGGGGTCCTGGCGGGATTGCATGGGCCATGTGGCCGCACACTCCGGTGAGCACTGAGTCCACCTGGGTGCTGGTTGAACCCCTGCTGTgtaggagccccccccccccccccccgaccagaAGGGTGCTTCTCAGATAGGCCCCTTCCCCCCGACCTGACCCCCCAGCAACAGCACTCCCAAGGGGGCCACGTCTCCCCCACTGTGCCCAGGCGACAAGAGCGGCACAAAGCTCCTGGCACCAGGATGGGACGTGctgacctgccctgcccccaggcaaCCTCCTCCCAGCTGTCATGCCCCCCTTTCTCCGCTGGGTGGCGCCCCCCTTCTTTACAGTCCAGCCAGGCTCTGGCCaagtgcagggaggggctgcgaACGGGGGCTCACCCCTGCCAGGGGCATTGCTCTGTCTGGGCCGGTCTCTCCAGCGCCCGTCCCCGTGGGCTCTGCCCGGCTCGCTGAGCTCTCGCAGCACCAGCGACCCCCAGATTCCACCACAGACCGGGCAGCCCAGGCAGAGAGAGTGACTCACCGATGGGCACACAGCCAGGCCAGAGCTGTGCCCCGTGAGCGACCCTGCTGTGGGCGCTGCCCTAGGGCAGGAGCTTGGCCGAGCGGGCAGCCCTGCCACCTCCCGGCCCAACGGCTATGGGTCGGCCATGTCCCAGGGCCCTGCTGCCGCAGGTGCCACCTGGTCAGGAGAGACCTGgagcccagctccctcctccccagcctggcacagCAGGGGATGATCCcagcccacatcccctcccctccggcaggCTGCAGGGGCCAAGCTGGCTGGCTGAATAGAGGTGGGAGGTCCCTGGCACTGGCAGGCTCACTGGCCCCACCAGcgtgggggctggctggctcagggacgGGGCAAGGAGCTGTTCCTGCCTGGGCAAGCCCTGCAGGCCagcgcagggcagggggaaccaagGGCTGGCAGCGTGTGAAATGAGTTACCAAGCTCAGTCCGGCGCCAGGGGACAGGGATGGACACGGGAGccgtgctggggggagggggacagtgcagggggaggatgggaggatgtgggggcagaggggtggatGTGTGGGGGAGTGGGATGACAAATCCTGCTGGCTCT
This genomic interval carries:
- the LOC101944471 gene encoding uncharacterized protein LOC101944471 — translated: MCWLRAVALLLWAGLGLAQDYPFRDPTLPWEQRLDDLIGRLTLGELVLQMARGGAKYNGPAPPIERLGIKPYNWNTECLRGDGEAPGWATAFPQALGLAASFSPELIHRVANATATEVRAKHNYFMSTGIYGDHTGLSCFSPVLNIMRHPLWGRNQETYGEDPFLSAELAVAFVQGLQGDHPRYVKASAGCKHFSVHGGPENVPVSRLSFDAKVQERDWRMTFLPQFQACVRAGSYSVMCSYNRINGVPACANKKLLTDILRAEWGFQGYVVSDEGAVELIMLAHRYTHSFLETAIASVNAGCNLELSFSLTENVFMRISEAVAKGNITLETVRARVRPLFYTRLRLGEFDPPAMNPYSALDLSAVQSPAHRSLAVEAAVKSFVLLKNEGGTLPLSAQALAGKRIAVVGPFADNPRVLFGDYAPIPDPQYIYTPRRGLETLPANVSFAAGCSDPRCQYYSPGEVEGAVWAADVVVVCLGTGTDLETEAKDRRDLSLPGHQQKLLQDAVAWAVGRPVILLLFNAGPLDVGWAQAHHGVGAILACFFPAQAAGITIIKVLLGEEGASPAGRLPATWPAGMDQVPAMENYTMDGRTYRYYGPVAPLYPFGYGLSYTTFLYRDLALSPTVLPLCANLSVSVVVENTGQRDGEEVVQLYLRWAQPSVPVPRWQLVGFRRVPVAAGRAAKLLFLVTYVQRAVWAEQWQLEPGAFTLFVGGQQPGQETRASSEVLRAEFTVTGSTRPLSRC